A part of Bacteroidota bacterium genomic DNA contains:
- a CDS encoding OmpA family protein, whose amino-acid sequence MRNKPIKLFTFLLVLTSVLTACSKKTRVEADKAWDVRSYSEAREIYKEILSDLPKEDRGPVAFRVAEAYRLVNDYKNALRWYERAEKEKYGPEALLMQADMLKRQENYTEAIIRVNKYLAESPKDEYAKKLLEGAELALKWMQSQECILFKVENVKKLNSRYSDNCAVPVKKESIIFTSNRDEGVSDRTYKWSGGGFFDLWVAPIKKKRGEFTIESPEPLKGPANGKFNEGSSALNSKGSVMYFTQCGGKDGKLTTCQIFSSAKKGKDEWDEPIMLSFCDTGHTFGHPTVSADGKVMYFSSDIDGGYGGKDIWMVREVGRGKDWSNPINLGPAINTEGDEMFPSIAPDGTLYFSSNGHVGMGGLDMYKTTGTGNEWSTPENLKYPLNSGGDDFSLVYKTDEPQSGYLSSNRTGGRGDDDIWEFFPIPQTFKITGRVLDCDTKQPIEEAAVFISNDKDANKITLRTDKNGFYSQVLTQEVSYELSADKNEAFYIGSKTAYQSTKGLICSKELVQDFEMCRLCLDCMFNVRGILYDLDMANIRPDAAKILDDSVVALMKRFPTVTIELGSHTDCRASADYNRDLAQRRADSAVAYIISKGIDSARLVAKGYGEDSLYLKKCKCELSDYERICTEAEHQLNRRTTVRITGTNYYTAAEKKRREEQRKIEEEQRRQQNAKPEAPKTKDDKEKERQKKQEERERKKKEKEEERKKKADERKKKADEKKRQQEENKKNKQKDKK is encoded by the coding sequence ATGAGAAATAAACCTATTAAACTTTTTACGTTCCTTTTAGTTCTTACTTCGGTCCTTACAGCGTGTAGCAAAAAGACACGTGTAGAAGCCGACAAAGCATGGGATGTGAGGTCATACTCGGAAGCGAGGGAGATATACAAAGAGATTTTGAGCGATTTGCCCAAAGAAGACCGTGGTCCCGTTGCTTTTAGAGTTGCAGAAGCCTATCGATTGGTAAATGATTACAAAAACGCTTTACGTTGGTACGAACGCGCTGAAAAAGAAAAATACGGTCCCGAAGCATTGTTGATGCAGGCTGATATGTTGAAGCGCCAGGAAAACTATACCGAAGCCATTATCCGTGTTAACAAATACCTTGCTGAAAGCCCCAAAGACGAATATGCAAAAAAACTGCTTGAAGGAGCAGAGTTAGCCCTTAAATGGATGCAATCACAAGAGTGTATCTTGTTTAAGGTAGAAAACGTTAAAAAACTAAACAGCCGTTATTCTGACAACTGCGCAGTTCCTGTGAAAAAGGAATCTATCATCTTCACCTCAAACCGTGATGAAGGTGTTTCTGACAGAACATACAAATGGAGCGGTGGCGGTTTCTTTGATTTGTGGGTAGCCCCGATAAAGAAAAAACGCGGTGAGTTTACCATTGAAAGCCCTGAACCTTTGAAAGGACCAGCCAACGGTAAATTTAACGAAGGTTCAAGTGCACTAAACTCAAAGGGTTCAGTAATGTACTTTACCCAGTGCGGTGGTAAAGACGGTAAATTAACTACTTGTCAAATATTTTCAAGCGCTAAAAAAGGTAAAGACGAATGGGATGAACCCATCATGCTTTCATTCTGCGATACCGGCCATACTTTCGGGCACCCAACTGTATCTGCTGACGGGAAAGTAATGTACTTCTCATCAGATATTGATGGCGGCTACGGTGGCAAAGATATTTGGATGGTGCGTGAAGTAGGTCGTGGTAAAGATTGGAGCAATCCTATCAACCTTGGTCCAGCTATCAACACAGAAGGTGATGAAATGTTCCCTTCAATTGCCCCTGACGGTACTTTGTATTTCTCATCAAACGGCCACGTAGGTATGGGCGGTTTGGATATGTACAAAACAACAGGTACAGGTAACGAATGGAGCACTCCTGAAAACCTTAAATATCCTTTAAACTCGGGTGGTGATGATTTCTCACTGGTTTATAAAACCGACGAGCCTCAGTCAGGCTATTTATCATCAAACCGTACAGGCGGACGTGGTGATGATGATATCTGGGAATTCTTCCCAATCCCACAAACCTTTAAAATTACAGGCCGCGTATTGGATTGCGATACCAAGCAACCTATTGAAGAGGCTGCTGTATTTATCTCAAACGATAAAGATGCTAATAAAATAACCCTGCGTACTGATAAAAACGGTTTCTACTCACAAGTACTTACCCAAGAGGTTAGCTACGAGCTTTCAGCCGATAAAAACGAAGCCTTTTATATAGGTAGCAAAACTGCTTACCAAAGCACCAAAGGTCTTATCTGCTCAAAAGAGTTGGTACAAGACTTTGAAATGTGTCGCTTGTGTTTGGATTGTATGTTTAACGTACGTGGTATCCTTTACGATTTGGATATGGCAAACATCCGTCCCGATGCGGCTAAAATCCTTGACGACTCTGTGGTAGCCTTGATGAAACGTTTCCCAACAGTAACGATTGAATTAGGTTCTCACACCGACTGTCGTGCAAGTGCTGATTATAACCGTGATTTGGCTCAACGCCGTGCTGATTCAGCAGTAGCGTATATCATCTCTAAAGGTATCGACTCAGCAAGGCTGGTTGCAAAAGGATACGGTGAAGATTCACTTTATCTTAAAAAATGTAAGTGCGAACTTTCTGACTACGAGCGTATCTGTACAGAAGCCGAGCATCAGCTAAACCGCCGTACAACTGTTCGTATCACCGGTACTAACTACTATACCGCAGCTGAGAAAAAACGTAGGGAAGAACAACGCAAGATTGAAGAAGAGCAACGCAGGCAACAAAATGCTAAACCTGAGGCTCCTAAAACAAAAGACGATAAAGAAAAAGAACGTCAGAAAAAGCAAGAAGAGCGCGAGCGTAAGAAAAAAGAGAAAGAAGAAGAGCGTAAGAAAAAAGCTGACGAGCGCAAAAAGAAAGCTGACGAAAAGAAACGCCAGCAAGAAGAAAACAAAAAGAACAAACAAAAGGATAAGAAATAA
- the gcvT gene encoding glycine cleavage system aminomethyltransferase GcvT: protein MKTVALNDLHISLGGKMVPFAGYNMPVQYSNLIQEHLQVRNSVGVFDVSHMGEFYLKGEKALELIQKVTSNDASVLVDGKVQYSCLPNDKGGIVDDLLVYRYAADEYYLVVNASNIEKDWNWISSHNTYGVEMQNLSDQYSLLAVQGPNAIKALQKLTDVNLSSLEYYSFTIGTMAGIEQVIISNTGYTGAGGFELYVMNEDASKLWDAVFEAGAEFGILPCGLGARDTLRLEMGFCLYGNDINDETSPIEAGLGWITKFTKDFIKSDYHKGLKENGVSKKLVGFEMIDRGIPRQHYAIQDADGNVIGEVTSGTQSPSLNKGIGMGYVQTSFAKAGTEIFINIRDKAIKAQVVKTPFLKQ from the coding sequence TTGAAAACAGTAGCCCTAAACGATTTACACATATCACTCGGAGGTAAAATGGTGCCATTTGCAGGCTACAATATGCCTGTACAATACAGCAACCTTATCCAAGAGCACTTGCAAGTGCGCAATTCAGTGGGTGTGTTTGATGTTTCGCACATGGGCGAGTTTTATCTTAAAGGTGAAAAGGCGCTTGAGTTGATACAAAAAGTTACCAGCAACGATGCTTCGGTGCTTGTTGACGGTAAAGTGCAATACAGTTGCTTGCCGAACGATAAAGGTGGTATTGTTGATGATTTATTGGTGTACCGCTATGCCGCCGATGAATACTACTTGGTAGTAAATGCCAGCAATATCGAAAAAGATTGGAATTGGATTAGCAGCCACAACACTTACGGTGTTGAGATGCAAAACCTAAGCGACCAGTACAGCTTATTGGCAGTACAAGGCCCTAATGCAATCAAAGCGTTACAAAAACTGACCGATGTTAATCTTTCATCGCTTGAGTATTATAGCTTTACAATAGGCACAATGGCCGGTATAGAGCAAGTGATTATTTCAAATACAGGATACACCGGTGCCGGTGGATTTGAATTGTATGTGATGAATGAAGATGCAAGCAAACTATGGGATGCTGTATTTGAAGCCGGAGCAGAGTTTGGGATACTTCCTTGCGGTTTAGGTGCACGTGATACCCTACGCCTTGAGATGGGCTTCTGCTTGTACGGAAACGATATAAACGATGAAACTTCGCCCATTGAAGCTGGTTTGGGATGGATTACCAAATTCACCAAAGACTTTATAAAATCAGACTACCACAAAGGTTTGAAAGAGAATGGTGTAAGCAAAAAACTGGTAGGTTTTGAAATGATTGACAGGGGAATACCTCGCCAGCACTATGCAATCCAAGATGCTGACGGTAATGTGATAGGTGAAGTTACATCAGGTACGCAATCACCAAGCCTAAACAAAGGTATTGGTATGGGTTACGTACAAACTTCCTTTGCTAAAGCCGGAACGGAAATCTTTATTAATATCCGTGATAAGGCTATCAAAGCACAGGTAGTTAAAACTCCCTTTTTAAAACAATAA
- a CDS encoding LruC domain-containing protein produces MKLKQLFLTALTIPVLLASCKRDQPSKNDGSGPDNSIHVTDIDKLIVPSNFNFETTKDLYIRVKIANPSFPEERFGINIYIDEPSTGKLSIQGMTDDKHEFTAKMRVDATQEFIYIEKVDLSGNKTYEKVPANKFVTKLFDNGAEPNAYVFTKGSGLTCNSGCATTYNNYSGNLVINSGVACITGTFSGKLTMNGGIVKFCASGTLDSLTLNNSSRMYILERTVVTIDKILSNSSSTQLYNWSDSLMVNNCYDANNITENHGHMRIFCSLTVTSTGSFGNFGKLYVSNNLNVENTFTNYDHVTVNNNVTVNSGKNLYNYCNLSTTNNLIVNGTLTSNSYTKVIGTTTLASGAKATLQNGALLSTANLTSTGEINGTGTNTSYVKVTSVSTLNSGSTVKGKINYCDNNGVETNGATYTSPAQLSCSGYLATNSCNNEGFGVLVVADADSDGVPDVLDGYPNDPTRAFNRFYPCATTCSNIVFEDLWPSKGDYDYNDLVVAFNVHKVYNAGNTVVDYKTKIKPRAIGAGFDNAFGFSLDNIYPNEVLSVSGQSFVRSYINRNPNGTEANQAKAVIICFDSPEPYLYRKGGSMFNTIKANPFCASDTNFTSVTFATAIDDSRAVFEEFNPFIIVNRTRGLEVHMANHKPTSLADQTKFGTRDDRSVPSNGVYYKNAQGLPWAMQIPENFAYPIEKSSILQAYNYFDDWAMSGGTSYPNWYRNFGSYRNNDFIY; encoded by the coding sequence ATGAAACTTAAGCAACTTTTTTTGACGGCATTAACCATCCCTGTGCTGCTTGCTTCGTGCAAGAGGGACCAGCCGTCTAAAAATGACGGTAGCGGACCAGATAACTCTATCCATGTTACTGATATAGATAAATTGATAGTGCCTTCAAACTTCAACTTTGAAACCACTAAGGATCTGTACATACGTGTGAAGATTGCTAACCCGAGTTTCCCCGAGGAGCGTTTTGGTATTAATATCTACATAGATGAGCCCAGCACAGGCAAACTTTCTATACAGGGTATGACCGATGATAAACATGAGTTTACTGCTAAAATGCGTGTAGATGCTACTCAAGAGTTCATTTACATTGAAAAAGTTGACCTGAGCGGTAACAAAACCTACGAAAAAGTACCTGCCAATAAGTTTGTAACCAAGTTGTTTGATAACGGAGCCGAGCCTAATGCATATGTGTTTACCAAAGGTTCGGGATTGACTTGTAATAGCGGTTGCGCTACTACTTACAACAATTACAGCGGTAACCTTGTAATTAACAGCGGTGTTGCCTGTATAACCGGTACATTTAGCGGTAAATTGACCATGAACGGCGGTATTGTGAAGTTTTGTGCATCAGGCACGCTTGACAGCTTGACTTTAAATAACAGCTCGCGTATGTACATATTAGAGCGTACTGTTGTTACCATTGATAAGATACTTTCTAACAGCTCTTCTACGCAACTATATAACTGGAGCGACAGCTTGATGGTTAACAATTGCTATGATGCCAACAACATTACTGAAAACCACGGTCATATGCGTATTTTCTGCTCGCTTACCGTTACTTCGACGGGTTCATTCGGTAACTTCGGAAAGCTATACGTATCTAACAACCTAAATGTAGAGAACACATTTACCAACTACGACCACGTTACAGTAAATAACAATGTGACTGTTAACTCAGGCAAAAACCTATACAACTACTGTAATCTTTCAACCACTAATAACCTGATTGTAAACGGTACACTTACCAGCAATAGTTATACTAAGGTAATAGGCACTACCACACTTGCATCGGGTGCTAAAGCTACCTTACAAAACGGTGCTTTGTTAAGTACTGCCAACCTTACCAGCACCGGTGAGATTAACGGTACCGGAACTAACACCAGTTATGTAAAAGTTACCAGTGTTAGTACTTTAAACAGTGGCAGTACTGTAAAAGGTAAGATTAACTATTGTGATAATAATGGTGTTGAAACCAACGGTGCCACTTATACCTCTCCTGCTCAACTTTCGTGCAGCGGCTACTTAGCTACCAACTCATGTAACAATGAGGGCTTTGGTGTACTTGTGGTTGCCGATGCTGATAGCGATGGTGTGCCTGACGTATTGGATGGCTACCCAAATGACCCTACCCGCGCATTCAACCGTTTTTACCCTTGTGCTACTACGTGTTCAAACATTGTGTTTGAAGATTTGTGGCCATCAAAAGGTGACTACGATTATAATGACTTGGTGGTTGCGTTTAACGTGCACAAGGTTTACAATGCCGGCAATACGGTGGTAGATTATAAGACAAAAATTAAACCTCGTGCCATTGGTGCAGGTTTTGATAATGCTTTTGGCTTTAGCCTTGATAATATATATCCCAACGAGGTTTTGAGCGTATCAGGTCAATCGTTTGTGAGGAGTTATATCAACCGTAACCCTAACGGAACTGAAGCAAACCAAGCGAAGGCTGTTATTATTTGCTTTGATTCACCTGAACCTTACCTATACCGTAAGGGCGGCTCTATGTTTAATACCATTAAGGCTAATCCTTTCTGTGCATCGGATACTAACTTCACGTCGGTAACTTTTGCCACTGCTATTGATGACAGCAGGGCAGTGTTTGAAGAATTTAACCCCTTTATTATTGTAAATAGAACACGTGGTCTTGAAGTACACATGGCTAACCACAAGCCTACTTCGCTTGCTGACCAAACTAAATTTGGCACCAGAGACGACCGTTCGGTACCTTCAAACGGTGTGTATTATAAAAATGCGCAAGGGTTGCCTTGGGCAATGCAAATACCTGAAAACTTTGCTTACCCAATAGAGAAGTCGAGCATTTTGCAAGCCTATAATTACTTTGATGATTGGGCAATGTCGGGCGGTACATCATACCCCAACTGGTACAGAAACTTTGGTTCGTACCGAAACAATGATTTTATCTATTAA